CGACTGCATCGATCAATGCTAGGTATGCATCGGATCCAAAGCCGTAAACTGTAACTCCACTACGTACCATCTGAGTTGTGATCGGCTGGTAATCATACGTAGATCCAAAAGGCATCTTAGCAACACTTCCCTCAGGAATCTCAATTGTTCCTGAGTCATCCCTTATTGTAAAGCTGTACATGTTGGACGCTGACTGAACACTGGTCAAATCAATCATTCCTTCGATGGTAGTGTAGTCATGATATCCCCCCTGTCCATCCTGAGTAACGATAGCGACGTTCGCATATGCTGCATAGTGTCCGTCGACATTGACTGCAGTGTAGTCGACATATGGTCTGAACCATCCGAGAGGGTAGTTGGTAATTTCGTTCCAGGCTTCATCGGCATTATTGTATCCGTAAATCTTGAAGTTTGTGCTGTTGTTCACCGCAGTAATAAGTCCATAATCCTTGTTGGGATTGTTGTCTATGGGAACCACGCCAACAGACCAATTGGCATTATTCGTCGATACAGTGTAACCCAGATTTGAAGCTGCATTATTGACTGCTATGTACAAATTGTATGCAATGACGGATGCGGAAGCCCACTGCGAGCTGTTTTCATTGTAATAATACACTTTCACTGAACCTGTGCTCGTTGCATCGGAATCGTCCGATATTCCAACGACAGCAATCCCTGCCACTGCCAGCATCATGAATGCTGCTGTTATGGCAAACATCTTGCTCTTTTCCATTTTTAATCATTCTCCTGAAATCGTTTCGCTTAAGTGGTTTCGATTGATATTCTTGGTCGAGCGTTGACCGCTCCTAGTCCAATCGGACCGACCCTCGACATTCTCTGCTTTTCCGGGAAGCATATACACGACTTCTGCTTCCTCTAGGAGGGGGGGCGGTTTCGGCCCCGAGCTTCGTGGACCCGGCAAACGGTTTCGAAATCGATGCCGATTCCCGGATCCGCTCCCGGTCCCTCCCTTTCTCGGTAGAAGAGGGTCGTCACTCCTCCTCCCGAAAAAGCCTGCTAACATCACACATTTACAAAGTATATGAACTTCCGTGCTAACCTTCAGCGATATGTATTCCAATGCATTTTTTCGTCGGAAAATCTGACTTTTTGAGAGTTGGAAATATGCTCCGATATGACCCGATCCGGCTACTAAATTTCGGCTGCGGAAAGGAGCCTAGAAATGCGTCGGAGACGCGGAGAAGGATGATCCGTATTTAAGCAACCGGGAATTCCGGATCCTTTATACTTATTATGATATCATATATCGTAAGTAGGAATATCTGATCTGAAGGGCTATCAACAGATTCGGTCTTCGCATCGATTCATTCTAGATTTGCGTTTGATAATCACTCGTCATCACATCGACGAAAGTAATCGTCTGATGGGACTATATCCCTTTTCTAGCATCATTCAGAAGAATATATGGTCGCTGCAGATTCGAGTATCGGTGATTCCGATTGAACAGTATGTCTGAACGAACCGGAGTCTAATGTGGCAATGCAAATCTCCTGTCAATCACTGACGTGTCATCCCTGATATCAAAATCCATGTACCTGACGGAACGTTCTCCCAATATCGATAGGAAATATCATGCGAATATGTCATGGCCGTTCCTGAAAACCGTCATTGCATGCTATGCAGGAGGTTCATAAAGCATGATTATTATCTAGTGATAAAATCGATATAATTATTATATCATAATGATATAATCGACACGATGGTCGAATTAAACGTCGTTGACGGCAGAGTCGTCGATAAAGAGACTGAATACCTCGAATTCAAGAATTGCAGCAGTAAACTCTCGAAGGATTTCTGGCCCACTTATTCATCATTCGCCAATACCTTCGGGGGCACAATATTCCTAGGAATCGATGACGACACCCGTGAGGTGATAGGCATTGACGATCCGGATAAAATCATGAAAGAGATCTGGGACCTCCTTAATGATGATAACAAGGTCAGCGTTAACCTGCTGTCTCCGAATGATATCAGCAAAATCGCTATCGGTGGGAAGACCGTCATCAAAGTCCATGTGCCCCGTGCGGAGCGCAGGAAACGCCCCGTCTACATCAACAGGTCCATGGAGAACGGCACGTACAAGAGGAACGGCGAGAGCGATTACCATTGTTCTGTCAGTGAGTTGAAGCAGTTGATCAGGGATTCGGCAGATTCATCCCAGGATTCTATTCCCATCGAGTCCATGTCCATGGACGATCTGGATATGCGGTCCGTCAAATCCTTCAGGGAAAGGATGTCCGGGAGGAATCCTTCGCATCCCTGGAATGATAGGGACGATTTGGACTTCCTCAGACTGTTGGGTGCCTGCTCCAGAGATGATTCCGGCAAGTTATATCCGACGCTTGCAGGGCTTCTCATGTTCGGCTATGACTACAGCATCATGTCCCAGTTCCCGAATTACCATCTCGATTATCTCGAATTGCCCAAGGACGCGGATAATTGGACGTATCGCATAACATCAGGCACAGGAGAGTTCAACGGGAACATCTATTCGTTCCTCACCGAGGTCAGCAACAGACTGCTCATCATCAACGATCAGGGGAAGGAACTGGACGGCATGGAGCGCGTAGACGTCAGCAGCATCGTCAGAGCGGAGAGGGAGCTTCTTGTCAATGCGCTCATCCATGCCGATTACAGCGGTTTCAGAGGCATCAGGGCCGAATGGAGGTTTGACAGGTTCCTTGTCAGGAACCCAGGCGATCTCAGGATCCCCTATGAAGAGATGGTGGAGGGCGGTATCAGCGACCCTCGCAATCCGCATATCGCCATAATGCTGGGGTTGATCGGATTCTCGGAACGTGCGGGGAGCGGTGTGAGCGACGTCTTCTCCATATGCAGAAAACTGAGCCTACCTCCTCCTGAATACAAAGAGACTTCGGATCCAGAAACGGTGACTGTCAACCTCATGCTGAGAAGTTGGACGTCATCAGCAGATAAGGAAGCGGTCATACTCAGGATGATGGCGGACGACCCCTCCATCTCCATAGATAAGATCTCCAAGGCGACTGGGATGGAGAGAAGTAAGATATCACGTACAATCGGTTCCCTGAAGAAATCCGGAAGAATAGACCGCATCGGAGGCACACGTGGGAAATGGGTCATCATCGAGTGATATAATCGATATAATAATTATATCAGAATGATATAATCCCAAGATGATCCGCTGGCATATATTCTAGATCATTCGCCTTCTGATAATAATCCAATAAACTGGATTTATTATTTGATTTCGAAAATAAATCCATTATAACATATATAACCAACTACTAGCGAGATCGATGGAACATGAGAGAAGAGGTCGTACGCAAGGATTATCTTAGAATCCTCAGAAGATAAAAGGACATCAATCTGATAAAGGCGATAGCCGGGATGAGGAGGACCAGCAAATCGATACTAATGAGATGATGCATCTCGCTGATCGTCCAGGAAGGCATTCCCAGCGACCGCATCAGTTTCTGTTAACTCTTCAAATGAAGAGTTTTGAAGAGTTTTGAAGAGTTTTGAATTAAGATGAAAAGCACGAATTGAAATACAATCGTACCGCGGAACGCTCGATCAGAAAACACATGATGATTGTTCTGATGGTAAACGTTTCTTTTCGTTAATCGGATCTGACCGGTTGCTAAGTATGATAGGAGTAAGGATCGAACGCGCATGGACGATGTCAGCCGAACCGCAAATCACTTAACCAAAATGCCGCAAATTACTTAACCGCCATGGGAGAGATTACAGAGTACGGACCTCGGATTGAGGATACGGAGATGTTCCCGAACTCCGACATCGACGCCGGATGCGAATCCTTCGGCGATAAGCAGTGTCGGGACATGTGCGGACCGCATCCGGTCTTGAACGTCAAATGACCATCGATATCTGATTCGAGGAAACGACGCCACCTCATTCCCCGTGCGGCATCAGCGAATCCTCTTGAGGATGATGTATGCCGCCCCGATCGCTATCAGAGACAACGTCACGATGACCGCTGCGACCAATAACGTATGGTCCGTACCCTCGTCCAGATCGCCGACGACCTTCAGGCCGAGGCCGGAGGACTCCCATGAACCGACCGCTCCCTCTTTGCAATGGACCGTCGCATCCACGTTCAGGAACGAGGTGTCATCGCCCTTCGGCGCCATGCCGAGGGCATCGATCCTCTGCAGCCCTGTGCAGTCCGCGAACGCGTAGCCCTCTATGAGCCTGACATCCGAAGGGACGGTCAGCGTCCTGAGCGACTCGCAGCCCCTGAAAGCCATCCTGCCGATGCCCTCGGCCATGTTCAGGTCGATGCTGCTCAGGGAGACGCAGTCGCGGAACGCCTCCCTGCCTATCACCTTCACCCTGTCCGGGATCTCGACGGTCTTCAAGGATTCGCATTGGTAGAACGACGACGCCCCTATCCCTTCGACTCCGTCGCCGAACTCCACATCCCTCAGCGATACGCAGTATCCGAACATGCGCGGGACCGCATCGACCCCCAGCCTCAGGGATTCCAGCGATTCGCATATGTAGAACGCCCCGTCGCCTACGAAACCTATTGTACTGGGGACGTCCAGGGCCTCTATGGAATGGCAGTCGCGGAACGCCTCGAAGCCTATGTACTTCAGATTCCCGGAGAATATCACGGATTCCAGATTGTGGCACGCCCTGAAGGCCTCGTCCTGGATGTCTTTGACGGTCTCGGGTATGGGGGCGGCCTTCACATCGTTGTAGTAGAACGCCCTCTGTCCGATGGACAGCAGCCCTTCAGGCATCTCCACCCTGTCGATGTCCGACCTCCTGTCGACCGTGCCGTCCTCCCTCATGGCCCCGGCGAAGGAATAATCGTCCACCTTCACAACCTTGACGCCGTCGACCTCTCCCCTGATGGACAGCACTCCGTCGACTGGGATGCCTCCGGTCACGACGGCGCCGTCGGGAAGGATCGCGTAATCCACTCCGCCGACGGTGACGACGTCGATGGCCTCCGTACCGGTCCAACCGGTGGAACCGGGGACCGTATGGACCCTCACCCCTTCCGGGAAGGGATCGCCCATGACCGGACGGTCGCCCATGAAGTACACATCTGTCAGGAGCGGGCATCCTGCGAAGGCGCCGTTCTCTATCTCCTTGAGATTCTTCGGGATGACCGCCGATACGAACATGCACCCGTCGAATGCATGGGATGCGAGCGTGCGCACGTCGTATCCTTCCAGAACCGACGGCAGATGGAGTATGCTCTCGTCGGTCTCGGCCGACGTTATGACACAATAGTAGTCGGGATGACTGCTGCCATGCGTCTCGTACCCGTAGACGGTCCCGTCCGGGCATGTCTCGGATGCTTCTGTCCCGTCCATGAAGGATGGGCAGACCATGAGCAGCAGCGCCGCCAGGATTATCGCCGGATAGGCTCTCATCTCATCGCCAGTCCGACCGCCGCGGCCACGACCCTGGCCTCGTCGGGATCCTTGGTGTCCACTATCACGAGAGCATCGCCGTCCTTGATGCCCGTGGCCCTTATCTTCTTGGCGAATTCAGGGTCCTTCTCGTCTATGTCCCATGACTCCGGGAATATGATCCTGCCGCCCCTCATGACGAATATGGCGGCCCCGTCCGCACCGTTCTTGATGGCCAGATCCCTCTGCGCCATGCCGTTGGTTATGCTGTCTGCGACACCTTCCACGATGATCCCCTGCTGGTATCTGCTCACGGCATATTTCTCGTTGTAGATGTCCACGTACCTCAGCCGGAAGCTGTCGAAGCTCTGCTTGCCGAACGCGGTGATGTGTATCCCGTTCTGCTTGACCTCGACCCATTTCCATTCCTTGAGGACCTTCAGCATGCCCCTGATGCTGCCCTCTCCGAGACCGGTCTCCTCCACGAGGCCCTTCCTGCTTATGCGTCCCCTCCTCTGGATGATGTCGAGGACCAGGAATATGTGCGCGTCGGTGTACCTCGCCATGGGACCGTAGTTGTTCTCGTTGATCAGCTCCATGTCCTCACCCCCATGGATTCGCACAGCCTCATGAACGGAAGGACCACGTCCATGACGGTGGACACCGAGACGGACATGTCCGATGCTATGTCGGGGACCGATTCCCCGCGGTCGAACTTCACGATGATGTCTGCCTGCACGGATGTCAGGCCGTGCTTCCTCAGACAGACCGACCTGAAGAGGTCCTCGTCGATGCCCCACATCTCCTTCAGGATGCTCTCGTCGAGGGAGACCCTGTTGTTCCTGTGCTCGGTGACGTCCCTCAGCGTCTTCTTGTGGATCCTCCCGACCTTGTATTGCTCGGGTTTCAGGACCCCGCATTTCGGGCAGGTCACCGGGACGCCCTGCTTGAAGGTGTCCTCCCAGGTTGACCCGCATCTGCAGCATTCGAGGGGCAGGAGCTCGTTCTTCCACCTCCTGCTCTTGCATGAGGGGCACATCATGGGGGATTCGCTGGATGTGATCCATTCGTGACCGCATCTGTAGCACATGACCTTCCTGACGTTGGGACGGTCCCACAGCGAGGACCTGCACATCGGGCAGACGTTCGGCCTTTCGCTTTCGCTCTCGGCGTTCCATATGTAACCGCACAGCTTGCACTCGTTTACGCACCATCTGTCGTCGGCATCGTGAACCGTGCGGTTGCGCTCGACTATGCGCTCGAGACGCAGCATCCCGATCTGGTAATCCTTCTCATCTATCAACCTAGCACCCCTCGAGGCCAATGGATGATAGTACCAATATGCAGACCATCCAAATAGGTTATGTGTCCATCATGTAACTAAGTGTAGTTTTTACGATACAATATTCTACATTACAGGGAAAACATGTAACTTCATGTAGTGTCCCTTTGCTCATCCTCATAGCATGAGATCGGGTCCTCGGTGTAGACGGAGTCGTTGACGACTATGCCGCCCCTGCTGAAGGCGTTCTGGATCCTGGTGAACTCGGACCTTATGTCCCTCAGGGACCTGCCCAGCCTCAATGCTATGGTCTCCGGGCTCATCCCTGTGAAGTGCAGGGCCAGTATTTCAGCCTGGCCCTCGTTCAGGCCAAGGCGATCCATGAAGTACGGGATGTTCTCCCTGTACGAATCCCTGCGGGACATCATATCCTCCGTCAGGGAATCCCAGAATCTGCCGTACCTCTCGTTGCCTGCGTGCCTGACGATGGTCGCGAACTCCAATCCCTTCTCGTCCAGGAGCTCGTCCATGTACCTGCATGATATCGGATAGGACCCTTCCCACAGGTACACGCACCCTATCCCGTCCTTGAAGAGATAGACCAGCCTCAGCCCGTCCTTCTCCCAGAGCACGATCAGCTTCTCCGATTCGTCGTCCGAGAACACCAGGCCGCATGCGGGGCATATCTTCTTGGCATCTGCGGAGGCGACCCACTCAGCGCCGCAGAATCCGCACCTGAACTCGCTGTGGTCCTCCCCCTTGCATATGGGGCAGAGGCTGTTCCTCTTGAACTGGATGAACATCCTGCCGCATCTGAAGCACTCCGACTTGGGCGGCAGCTCATCCCATTTCATCGACCTGCACGAGGGACATGTCTTCACCGCGTTCGGCTCCACGCCTTCCGTGAGTATCCATTTGTGGCCGCATCTGAAGCACTTCAGCTTGAACGTGTCCTTATCCCAGGACCTCGACCTGCACTTGGGACACTGCTCCGGATGCTCCATCTTGCTCTTCCAGACGTATCCGCACTTGCGGCATGTGAATCTCGGGATCTTCGGTTCGTCCCAGTTGCGGGACTTGCACCTGGGGCATTTGACAGGCTTCTCCGAGCCGCGCGACACCCAGCGGTGGCCGCACTGGTTGCAGGAGAACCCCCTGCTGACCCCGATGTCCGATACGGACGACCCGCATCCGGGACAGATGTCGCTGGAATGCTTCGGGGCCCATTCCGCGCCGCAGTTGAAGCACTTGTGCTCCTTTGACGGCACGTCGAAGCGCCGGGAACGGCAGGACGGGCACGAGACCGGGCGCTCGTCCGAGCGGGAGATCCACTGATGGCCGCATCTGAAGCAGCATACCTTCCTGCCCTTCCAAGAATCGGTCTCCCTCGCGAATTCGTTCGACATCGTTTACCATAATGCTTTAGTTGGATATAACATCCATATGTTATCGGTCACAGCGACCCTTCTATGTACCTCTTCGGCAGGACGTAGATCTCCCCGTCGGCATCGAGGCCGACCCTGGCCTCCACCTCGTACACGTCCTTGATGAGCTGCTCGGTTATGATCTCCTTGGGGTCCCCCACGGCCACGATCTCCCCCTGCTTCATTATCACGCACATGTCGCAGTATCTCGCCATCAGGGAGATGTCGTGCTCGGCGACCATGACCGTCATCTCCGAGCGGGCCATCTTCTGGAGGTACTCCATGACCTGCAGCTTGTACTTCATGTCCAGATGCGAGGTGGGCTCGTCGACGAGCATGAGCTTGGGCTCCTGGACGTACGCCTTGGCGATGAGCGCGCGCTGCCTCTCTCCCGACGAGCACAGCGCCACCTGCTTCCTCCTGAGATGGTCTATGCCGAAGGTCCTCAGGGCCTCCCTGGTGATCCTCTCGTCCTCGGGATTCTCCCACCATATCCTGTCGACGAACGGATACCTTCCGAGCATGACCATGTCCATGACGCTTATGCCGAAGGTCTGTCCGGCTTCCGCGGGGACGTTGGCGACCAGTTTGGCGACCTCCGCGGCCTTCATCGTGGAGACGTCCTTCCCGGCGACCTCGATGGTGCCCTCGGTCTGCGGGTGGATCCTGGAGATGCACTTCATCATCGTGGACTTGCCGCACCCATTGGGGCCTATGAGGCCTATGAGCAAGCCCTTGCCGAACTCCAGGTCAATCCCCTTGAGGGCCCTGAAGCCGTCGAAGTCCTTGACCAGACCCCTTATCCTGAGCACCGGGGGATCATCCGTCATAGTTGCGCCCCCTCTTCATGAGCATGTAGGCGAACACGGGCGTACCGATCATCGCCGTTATCGCACCCACAGGCAGCTCCGCCGGGGACATGACCGTCCTGGCTACCAGGTCGGCGAACAGCATGAGCATCGCGCCTATGACTATCGAGGCGGGCATGATCAGACGATGGTCGCTTCCCAGCGCCATACGGCAGGCATGCGGCACCACCAATCCTACGAATCCGATGATCCCGACGAATGCCACGCACAGCGACGTCAGCACGGACGCCACTATCATGGTCAGCCTCTTGAACCTCTTGACATTCAATCCCAGCTGGGCGGCCTGGTCCTCCCCCATGGAATAGAGGTTGAACTCCCTCGCCCACACCATCGCTATCACGGATATGCCGATGACAGGGATGAAGACTATCCAAGCGTTCTCCCATGTGATGTTCGCGAAGCTGCCGTAGAGCCACCACATGACGTCGGTCAGGTTGTCCTTGCCCATGGACATGAATATCGTCTGCACGGACGAGAATGCGAATCCCACTATGGTTCCGGCGAGGATGTAGTTGACCGATGACCCTCCGCTGCCTTCGGCGACGGTCATGGTGATGGCGAATGCTATGATGCCTCCGATGATGGCGACGACCGGGATGATGTACAGGGTGTTGTCCGCCAGGAAGGAGATGCTGAACCCCAGGGCGGTGGCAGCCATGGCCAGGCAGCCGGCACCGGATGACACTCCCGTGATGTACGGGTCGACCAGAGGGTTCCTGATGATGGCCTGGTACATGCAACCGGCAATCGCCAGGCCCGCGCCGACGGCGATGGACGCTATCGTCCTGGGAAGCCTTGCGTTGAATATGTACAGCTCGATCATGTCGAGGTTCCTGTCGCCTTCGACCGCCTTCCCGATGGAGGAGAACAGCGCCGCGATGGCGTCGCTCAGCGGTATGATACCGCCCGACGAGATCGAGATCGAAATCAGGAACGCCACCACCGACATGAACAGGCCGAACAGGACTATCAGCCTGAAACGCCTCTTCTTCAGTTCGATCTCCGATTCATCCGGATTCTCCAGATCGGATTTCATTCCCCTGTATCCCTTCTTAAGCTGAGAGAAAAGCCCATCCTTAGACATTCATCGTCCTCCTGTAAAGTATCGCGAACGATACCGTGGATAATGCGACCACTATCGCGGCCAGGTACCATGACCAATGCGCGAATCCGACCGTCTCGAGGGCCTGCACCCTCTCCTCGTCGGTACCCTCCCCCTCGATATCGGAGAGGCAGTATACGGCTCCGAAGTCGTTCCCCGTGTATATCTTGCCGTCGACCACCGTTGGCTGGACCATGGAGTACGAATCCTCCGAATAAGGCGAGAGCAGCACCCTCCAGATCTCGCTGCCGTCGCTGGAGTCCCACGCGGTCAGGGCGCCTCCGGTGGGCCAGAACGCTCCCGCGGAGTAATCCGTTCCGTAGAGGACCCCGTCGGCGTCCAATGTCAGAGCGCCTTTGATCATCTGATAGTCCTGCGATTTCCATACGACCTTCCCGTCCCAGTCGAACTTGTAGACCGCCGTGGTGGCCTCGACCTCTCCGCCGTCGGCGGTGGCGAAGCTCTGAGATCCTGCCGACAGGGGCGACACATAGGTGAAGAACCCGCTGTCCGTCACCACGGGCGACGTGAACAGCGCATCCAGCTTCCAATCCTTTCCGTCCGCCTGAAGCCTCTCACCGGTCCCCGGATCCAACGCCAGAAGGTATCCCTCCAGGGAGAACAGCGCCCCATCGGTGCATCCGATCAGCAGATGCGACCCGTCCGGGGAGACGGAGACGGATGCCGCCGAACCCGGAGTCCCGGGAGCGGCCCTGTTGTCGTCCCTCATGTCTATGACCCTCTTCACCCAGATCTCCCTGCCGGTGTCGGCGTCCAGCGCGTACACGTATCCCTCATAGCTTCCTGTGAACAGCATCCTCTTCCCATCGACCTTGGCGATGGTCGGGGCATGGAAGTAGAAGCAGCCTCTCGTCCCGATATAGTCGCCGGACTGGTCCCTCTCGCACGGAGGCGCGTACTCCCAGTCGACGGACA
The nucleotide sequence above comes from Methanomassiliicoccales archaeon LGM-RCC1. Encoded proteins:
- a CDS encoding putative DNA binding domain-containing protein, whose protein sequence is MVELNVVDGRVVDKETEYLEFKNCSSKLSKDFWPTYSSFANTFGGTIFLGIDDDTREVIGIDDPDKIMKEIWDLLNDDNKVSVNLLSPNDISKIAIGGKTVIKVHVPRAERRKRPVYINRSMENGTYKRNGESDYHCSVSELKQLIRDSADSSQDSIPIESMSMDDLDMRSVKSFRERMSGRNPSHPWNDRDDLDFLRLLGACSRDDSGKLYPTLAGLLMFGYDYSIMSQFPNYHLDYLELPKDADNWTYRITSGTGEFNGNIYSFLTEVSNRLLIINDQGKELDGMERVDVSSIVRAERELLVNALIHADYSGFRGIRAEWRFDRFLVRNPGDLRIPYEEMVEGGISDPRNPHIAIMLGLIGFSERAGSGVSDVFSICRKLSLPPPEYKETSDPETVTVNLMLRSWTSSADKEAVILRMMADDPSISIDKISKATGMERSKISRTIGSLKKSGRIDRIGGTRGKWVIIE
- a CDS encoding PQQ-binding-like beta-propeller repeat protein, whose protein sequence is MRRYAPLLAIAVLVLSVFSVASIDADQQDQVLVDFGNGSYQWYANGGGATFGSVLESSVEDTGVINEIRTRSASDCGWHLFQWEDGWTDRGTDLNAPCSGTVAFGFYPDGFAPVSTPEHPTSWTTLSGSSSASNVSVSHGQKEPKMPVEWYNTYTTGYVDSGLVVAGDMLYHTTGGAYGATGGDEDAWVYALDRFTGGIVWKYHGIKGAGYEVTTPVIVGDYLVVTFTCGDVICFDRYTGEIRDRMTVDINPPTDDDGDVIWEGRVFQTGGTTPVYDSGRIYFGTSSGTVMSLKLSPEGKMSVDWEYAPPCERDQSGDYIGTRGCFYFHAPTIAKVDGKRMLFTGSYEGYVYALDADTGREIWVKRVIDMRDDNRAAPGTPGSAASVSVSPDGSHLLIGCTDGALFSLEGYLLALDPGTGERLQADGKDWKLDALFTSPVVTDSGFFTYVSPLSAGSQSFATADGGEVEATTAVYKFDWDGKVVWKSQDYQMIKGALTLDADGVLYGTDYSAGAFWPTGGALTAWDSSDGSEIWRVLLSPYSEDSYSMVQPTVVDGKIYTGNDFGAVYCLSDIEGEGTDEERVQALETVGFAHWSWYLAAIVVALSTVSFAILYRRTMNV
- a CDS encoding iron ABC transporter permease yields the protein MSKDGLFSQLKKGYRGMKSDLENPDESEIELKKRRFRLIVLFGLFMSVVAFLISISISSGGIIPLSDAIAALFSSIGKAVEGDRNLDMIELYIFNARLPRTIASIAVGAGLAIAGCMYQAIIRNPLVDPYITGVSSGAGCLAMAATALGFSISFLADNTLYIIPVVAIIGGIIAFAITMTVAEGSGGSSVNYILAGTIVGFAFSSVQTIFMSMGKDNLTDVMWWLYGSFANITWENAWIVFIPVIGISVIAMVWAREFNLYSMGEDQAAQLGLNVKRFKRLTMIVASVLTSLCVAFVGIIGFVGLVVPHACRMALGSDHRLIMPASIVIGAMLMLFADLVARTVMSPAELPVGAITAMIGTPVFAYMLMKRGRNYDG
- a CDS encoding leucine-rich repeat protein; protein product: MRAYPAIILAALLLMVCPSFMDGTEASETCPDGTVYGYETHGSSHPDYYCVITSAETDESILHLPSVLEGYDVRTLASHAFDGCMFVSAVIPKNLKEIENGAFAGCPLLTDVYFMGDRPVMGDPFPEGVRVHTVPGSTGWTGTEAIDVVTVGGVDYAILPDGAVVTGGIPVDGVLSIRGEVDGVKVVKVDDYSFAGAMREDGTVDRRSDIDRVEMPEGLLSIGQRAFYYNDVKAAPIPETVKDIQDEAFRACHNLESVIFSGNLKYIGFEAFRDCHSIEALDVPSTIGFVGDGAFYICESLESLRLGVDAVPRMFGYCVSLRDVEFGDGVEGIGASSFYQCESLKTVEIPDRVKVIGREAFRDCVSLSSIDLNMAEGIGRMAFRGCESLRTLTVPSDVRLIEGYAFADCTGLQRIDALGMAPKGDDTSFLNVDATVHCKEGAVGSWESSGLGLKVVGDLDEGTDHTLLVAAVIVTLSLIAIGAAYIILKRIR
- a CDS encoding ABC transporter ATP-binding protein, giving the protein MTDDPPVLRIRGLVKDFDGFRALKGIDLEFGKGLLIGLIGPNGCGKSTMMKCISRIHPQTEGTIEVAGKDVSTMKAAEVAKLVANVPAEAGQTFGISVMDMVMLGRYPFVDRIWWENPEDERITREALRTFGIDHLRRKQVALCSSGERQRALIAKAYVQEPKLMLVDEPTSHLDMKYKLQVMEYLQKMARSEMTVMVAEHDISLMARYCDMCVIMKQGEIVAVGDPKEIITEQLIKDVYEVEARVGLDADGEIYVLPKRYIEGSL